From Rutidosis leptorrhynchoides isolate AG116_Rl617_1_P2 chromosome 3, CSIRO_AGI_Rlap_v1, whole genome shotgun sequence, a single genomic window includes:
- the LOC139901482 gene encoding uncharacterized protein, translated as MGQFPKSHNYLYILLAIDYVSKWPEAKPLPTNDAQVVITFLMGLFARFGTPKALISDRGTHFCNAQMEKVLKRYGVIHKISTSYHPQTSGQVENTNRSLKRILEKTVGSNPKEWSNKLDDALWVFRTAYKTPIGTNPFRLVYGKACHLPLEIEHKAHWALRTCNLDYHEAGRLRLTQLNELD; from the coding sequence ATGGGCCAGTTTCCTAAATCTCATAATTATCTTTACATACTCCTTGCAATCGATTATGTGTCCAAATGGCCGGAGGCAAAGCCTCTTCCtactaacgatgcacaagttgtaaTCACGTTCTTAATGGGGCTTTTCGCCCGTTTTGGTACTCCAAAGGCCCTCATTAGTGataggggcacccacttttgcaatgcgCAAATGGAGAAGGTTTTGAAACGCTATGGAGTCATCCATAAGATTTCTACCTCATATCACCCGCAAactagtgggcaagttgaaaacaccaatcgGTCTCTTAAGCGAattcttgaaaagaccgttggttcgAATCCCAAGGAATGGTCCAACAAACTCGATGATGCATTGTGGGTGTTTCGTACCGCCTACAAGACTCCAATCGGGACCAATCCTTTTCGCTTAGTTTATggtaaagcatgtcatctcccgttggagattgagcacaaAGCACATTGGGCTCTTAGGACATGCAATCTCGATTATCATGAGGCAGGGCGCCTTAGGTTGACCCAATTGAACGAATTAGATTAG